The sequence TGAAcaacttttctttaatgaactctaatttttcatcagtCGTATTAAgctttgaaaattcttcgAAGAAATCACGTAGCTGCTCCTTGTAAACTAACTGCGAAGATTTTGGTATTAATTCCCTCAATGTAATCTCTAAGTTTGATCTATTAGGGAATTTGGTCTTGGGCAAGTTTAATGTTTTTTGGTAGGCATGTTTGGCGAGATATCGCTTGCTAATAATGCTAAAGATATGTTGAGGCACAAGCCTGGAGCGCTTCATAAGTAGCTAAAGATCGTTCTTAGTATACTGTGTTCCATAACTTCTAGCCTTGGTCCTTTATATTTGCTGTTTTTCTGCGTTTCTTAACTCGCTTGCGGAAAAAGAATCGACATTTTCAGAACAGgattttattgtttttaaaGTACATTATATGGGGCGACACATCATCGCCATCTATGTTAAATATTTAAAGAATACGGGGTAGAATTATTCACGCTGGGGGATGCTGAAAGAGGAGTATAATTTGAGCGGTGCTGATAACATGGCATCTGCTGAGTTGTCATttaaaaagcaaaaagtggtattgaaaaagttcatGATAGCGCAAGTGACTAAGGGGATTATGCAGCGGTATGCGAGCCTATTAGTTACCATGCCTAgtgatgatgacaatgCAATTATTGGCACAAatcatttgaaaacaaccaaatttttagaaataATCCTACACAGAGCCAAATCATCGCATTTACAGTTCAAAAAGGTCTGTTGCATTGTCATCAAGTTTCTAGATTGCTGCTCGAAGGAAACTAACTACATGAAGTTTTTAAAGTTCAGCTTACACAAACTATTTGTAGCTGCTTTCATCTTAAGTGTGCCAAATGTTGTAGGCGATGACCGCGACAGGATTACCACGAGGGATGAAACCTATCATCTCTATTCCCAGATAACAGGCTTGCCACTGGAAGAAGTGATAAATTGTTGTTCTATTGTGAGGCC is a genomic window of Saccharomyces cerevisiae S288C chromosome XVI, complete sequence containing:
- a CDS encoding uncharacterized protein (hypothetical protein; YPL039W is not an essential gene), which translates into the protein MLKEEYNLSGADNMASAELSFKKQKVVLKKFMIAQVTKGIMQRYASLLVTMPSDDDNAIIGTNHLKTTKFLEIILHRAKSSHLQFKKVCCIVIKFLDCCSKETNYMKFLKFSLHKLFVAAFILSVPNVVGDDRDRITTRDETYHLYSQITGLPLEEVINCCSIVRPVLIRRSRQQRRQMLSRREQHSYFLRSSFMNSNSSASPFFSTNRSADDLHVHTRAYSLHSHSDGEGQDRRSEHEETHSMGADADTYRQTTFIPDTPNGLHSRSLIECGIEPTQVSDSGEWSGQSNGYVLVTELQEFNKMGKKLVQEAFRIV